In Morganella morganii, the following are encoded in one genomic region:
- the copA gene encoding copper-exporting P-type ATPase CopA codes for MANTTILALQGLSCGHCTGSVKKALDARPDVESAVVTLDFAKVTGDADAQSLISTIEEAGYEAQIADKPGTILQLSGLNCMKCAAKTQSALEAVDGVAAAVVDTKEAKVYGSADAQTLISAVEAAGFQAAVAGENASPKSEPLTPSQTEAAAAEHCDIPATPDNTPAMPVIEEDDDSLSFLLDGMTCASCVSKVHKALLSVDGVENARVNLAERSALVTGHASAEALIAAVEKAGYGAELIQDDAKRRERQQEVAVANMKRFRWQAALALAVGIPVMIWGMIGDNMMLTPANNGIWLTIGIVTLAVMILAGGHFYRSAWQSLKNGSATMDTLVALGTGAAWLYSITVNLWPDVFPPQARHLYYEASAMIIGLINLGHMLEQRARQRSSKALERLLDLTPPTARVVTPEGEKDVPLADVQPGMILRLTTGDRVPVDGEITEGKVWMDEAMLTGEPIPQQKTTGDTVSAGTTVQDGTVLFRAAAVGSKTTLARIIKLVRQAQSSKPEIGQLADKISAVFVPVVVVIALIAGAVWYFFGPAPQITYALVIITTVLIIACPCALGLATPMSIISGVGRAAEFGVLVRDADALQQASTLDTIVFDKTGTLTEGMPQVTEIHTFNGFSDDDVLCLAAALESGSNHPLARAITERAKELTLPSVTQFRTLAGMGISGESEGRTLLLGNHALMQAQNISTAGEADALVQSQAGKGVTPVMLAVDGNIAAILSIRDPLREDSVSALARLHKQGYRLVMLTGDNEVTARAIAKEAGIDEVIAGVLPDGKAAAIEKLQQAGRRVAMVGDGINDAPALARADVGIAMGGGSDIAIETAAITLMRHSLHGVADAVAISKGTLRNMKQNLLGAFIYNTLGIPIAAGVLFPFTGTLLNPVVAGAAMALSSITVVSNANRLLRFKPKD; via the coding sequence ATGGCTAATACCACTATTCTTGCGTTACAGGGGCTGTCCTGCGGACATTGCACCGGCAGTGTGAAAAAAGCTCTCGACGCCCGCCCGGATGTTGAATCTGCGGTGGTCACCCTTGATTTCGCCAAAGTGACCGGCGATGCGGATGCGCAATCCCTCATCAGTACTATCGAAGAAGCGGGTTACGAAGCTCAGATTGCAGACAAACCCGGTACAATTTTACAGCTTTCCGGGCTGAATTGTATGAAATGTGCAGCGAAAACGCAAAGTGCATTAGAAGCGGTTGACGGTGTTGCGGCTGCGGTCGTTGATACCAAAGAGGCAAAAGTGTACGGCAGCGCCGATGCGCAGACCTTAATCAGCGCAGTGGAAGCCGCCGGTTTTCAGGCGGCGGTGGCAGGAGAAAACGCCTCCCCAAAATCTGAACCGCTGACGCCGTCTCAGACTGAGGCTGCGGCAGCGGAGCACTGCGACATTCCGGCCACCCCTGACAATACCCCTGCCATGCCGGTGATTGAAGAGGATGACGACAGTCTCTCCTTCCTGCTCGACGGCATGACCTGTGCAAGCTGTGTCAGCAAAGTACACAAAGCGCTGCTCAGTGTGGACGGCGTGGAAAATGCCCGCGTTAACCTCGCGGAACGCAGTGCACTGGTCACCGGGCACGCCTCTGCAGAGGCGCTGATCGCCGCTGTGGAGAAAGCCGGTTACGGCGCGGAGCTGATTCAGGATGACGCCAAACGCCGTGAGCGCCAGCAGGAAGTGGCTGTCGCCAATATGAAGCGGTTCCGCTGGCAGGCTGCTCTGGCACTGGCGGTCGGTATCCCGGTGATGATCTGGGGGATGATCGGCGACAATATGATGCTGACCCCGGCGAACAACGGGATCTGGCTGACTATCGGGATCGTCACCCTGGCGGTGATGATTCTGGCGGGCGGGCATTTCTACCGCAGCGCCTGGCAATCCCTGAAAAACGGCAGTGCAACGATGGATACCCTGGTGGCTCTCGGCACCGGTGCCGCATGGCTCTATTCCATCACTGTAAACCTCTGGCCGGATGTATTCCCGCCGCAGGCGCGTCACCTCTATTACGAGGCCAGCGCCATGATTATCGGTCTGATAAACCTGGGGCATATGCTGGAGCAGCGTGCCCGCCAGCGTTCGTCAAAAGCACTGGAGCGCCTGCTGGATCTGACTCCGCCGACCGCCCGTGTGGTGACACCGGAAGGGGAAAAGGATGTACCGCTGGCAGATGTGCAGCCGGGGATGATCCTGCGCCTGACCACCGGTGACCGCGTGCCGGTCGATGGTGAGATCACGGAAGGCAAAGTGTGGATGGATGAGGCGATGCTGACCGGGGAGCCAATCCCGCAGCAGAAAACCACCGGTGATACCGTTTCTGCCGGAACCACCGTGCAGGACGGCACCGTACTGTTTCGTGCCGCCGCTGTCGGCAGCAAAACCACACTGGCACGCATCATTAAACTGGTGCGTCAGGCTCAGAGCAGTAAACCGGAAATCGGTCAACTGGCAGATAAAATCTCAGCCGTTTTTGTACCGGTTGTGGTGGTTATCGCCCTGATCGCCGGTGCTGTCTGGTACTTCTTCGGTCCTGCGCCGCAGATAACCTATGCACTGGTCATTATTACCACGGTACTGATTATCGCCTGTCCGTGTGCGCTGGGGCTGGCAACGCCGATGTCAATTATTTCCGGGGTCGGACGTGCCGCTGAGTTTGGTGTGCTGGTACGGGATGCCGATGCTTTACAGCAGGCAAGCACCCTCGACACCATTGTTTTCGACAAAACCGGAACCCTGACCGAAGGCATGCCGCAGGTAACGGAGATCCATACCTTTAATGGTTTCAGTGACGATGATGTCCTGTGTCTCGCGGCGGCGCTGGAAAGCGGTTCTAATCACCCGCTGGCCCGCGCTATCACTGAACGTGCGAAAGAGCTGACACTGCCGTCTGTTACTCAGTTCCGTACCCTGGCGGGTATGGGGATCAGCGGGGAGTCTGAAGGCCGGACACTGCTGCTGGGTAACCATGCACTGATGCAGGCACAGAATATCAGCACTGCCGGTGAGGCGGATGCACTGGTGCAATCCCAGGCCGGTAAAGGCGTGACTCCGGTGATGCTGGCGGTTGACGGCAACATCGCGGCGATTCTTTCCATCCGTGATCCGCTGCGTGAGGACAGTGTCAGTGCGCTGGCGCGTCTGCACAAACAGGGTTACCGTCTGGTGATGCTGACCGGGGACAACGAAGTAACCGCCCGGGCTATCGCCAAAGAAGCCGGGATTGATGAAGTAATCGCCGGTGTACTGCCGGACGGCAAAGCCGCTGCCATTGAAAAATTACAGCAGGCCGGACGCCGTGTCGCCATGGTCGGTGACGGTATCAATGACGCACCTGCGCTGGCACGGGCAGATGTGGGGATCGCGATGGGCGGCGGCAGTGATATTGCCATCGAAACGGCAGCAATCACTCTGATGCGCCACAGCCTGCACGGCGTGGCCGATGCGGTGGCTATCTCGAAAGGGACACTGCGTAATATGAAACAGAACCTGCTGGGTGCCTTTATTTATAACACCCTCGGGATCCCGATCGCCGCCGGGGTGCTGTTCCCGTTCACCGGCACTCTGCTGAATCCGGTAGTGGCAGGGGCAGCCATGGCGCTGTCATCCATTACCGTGGTCAGTAACGCCAACCGGTTGTTACGTTTTAAACCGAAAGATTAA
- the cueR gene encoding Cu(I)-responsive transcriptional regulator, with protein sequence MNISDIAQKTGLTPKAIRFYEDKSLITPPERGENGYRYFSERHVDELTLLRQAKEVGFTLDECRELLSLFRNPNRHAADVKSATLGKVKQIEKTITELTAIRDRLLALADSCPGDDSAECPIIDHLSGCRHSKPACHK encoded by the coding sequence ATGAATATCAGCGATATTGCACAAAAAACGGGTTTAACACCAAAAGCAATCCGTTTTTACGAAGATAAATCTTTGATCACGCCACCGGAACGGGGTGAGAACGGATACCGGTATTTCAGTGAACGGCATGTGGATGAACTGACTCTGCTGCGCCAGGCAAAAGAGGTCGGGTTCACGCTGGATGAGTGCCGCGAGCTGTTATCGCTGTTCCGTAATCCGAACCGCCACGCGGCGGATGTGAAATCGGCGACACTGGGCAAAGTGAAGCAGATTGAGAAAACCATTACGGAGCTCACGGCTATCCGTGACCGCCTGCTGGCACTGGCTGATTCCTGTCCCGGGGATGACAGCGCAGAGTGTCCGATCATCGATCATCTCTCCGGATGCCGCCACAGCAAACCTGCCTGCCATAAATAA
- a CDS encoding ShlB/FhaC/HecB family hemolysin secretion/activation protein, with product MTKLLTLLRRILLSGLFFCPTLYAAPFPAAAENPGADASRRAMQDAGQQVSDLLEQQTYRQLSKPQTTITPTEPLLRAAENEHCLPVSGVYLSGITLLSQDDLRSLSPLPADCIRSRDINVLVAELMERYLDKGYITARIRFLPVNDYHELGIGVTEGTVERIDSTDRGVNTALLFPALTGKPLKITELEQGLDQANRLKSNHVTMDILPGSAPGGSVIRLVNQRGTPAGFSISADNYGQKSTGRNVIRAAVTADSPAGLSDFVSLSGSATTDNPAARYSRSGMLFYSVPYGALTISTYGSLSRYRITQALRYNHVILSGDSAQAALRADYVIFRNRSRIDSLMAQMTYKRSRNYLNDTLIGVSSPSLSIAEAGYTGLILVPGGVISTSLSAEKGTTLFGAATRNTMPGSDPQYTKGKFSLSYIQQFSLSEDAYLFSSHLAGQYTQDHLPGGEWLTLSDNSAIRGFHDGSLSADKGWYWQNTLSRRFVRQGITVTPRAGADYGRVMAQTGQAGWQSAAGIAAGVNVSYGDAQLDAQISRARTSVAALPAQDTLFSLRLGYQF from the coding sequence TTGACCAAACTGCTGACATTATTACGCCGCATATTATTATCAGGGCTGTTTTTTTGCCCGACATTATATGCCGCACCTTTCCCTGCTGCTGCGGAAAATCCGGGCGCTGATGCCTCGCGCCGGGCGATGCAGGATGCCGGACAGCAGGTCAGTGATCTGCTGGAACAGCAGACTTACCGGCAACTGAGCAAGCCGCAGACAACGATCACCCCCACAGAGCCGTTACTGCGTGCGGCAGAGAATGAACACTGTCTGCCGGTCAGCGGCGTGTATCTCTCCGGTATCACACTGTTATCTCAGGACGACCTACGCTCACTTTCGCCATTGCCCGCAGACTGTATCCGCAGCCGTGACATTAATGTGCTGGTGGCGGAACTGATGGAGCGGTATCTGGATAAAGGCTATATCACCGCCCGGATCCGCTTTCTGCCGGTCAACGATTATCACGAGCTGGGGATCGGCGTGACGGAAGGAACCGTGGAGCGAATCGACAGCACGGATCGCGGTGTTAATACCGCTCTGCTGTTTCCCGCTCTGACCGGCAAACCGCTGAAAATCACCGAACTGGAGCAGGGGCTGGATCAGGCAAACCGCCTGAAATCCAACCATGTCACTATGGATATTCTACCCGGCAGCGCACCGGGAGGATCGGTGATCCGGCTGGTTAATCAGCGCGGCACTCCGGCCGGGTTTTCTATCAGTGCAGATAATTACGGGCAGAAAAGTACCGGACGCAATGTTATCCGCGCCGCAGTCACCGCAGACAGCCCGGCAGGATTATCTGATTTTGTCAGCCTGAGCGGCTCTGCCACAACCGATAATCCGGCGGCGCGTTACAGCCGCTCTGGCATGCTGTTTTACTCCGTACCTTACGGCGCACTGACGATCAGCACTTACGGCAGTCTTTCCCGTTACCGCATCACTCAGGCGCTGCGCTATAACCACGTCATTCTTAGCGGGGACAGCGCTCAGGCCGCACTGCGGGCGGATTATGTCATCTTCCGTAACCGCTCACGGATTGATTCCCTGATGGCGCAGATGACTTACAAACGCAGCCGCAACTACCTCAATGACACACTGATTGGCGTCAGCAGCCCGTCCCTGAGTATCGCCGAAGCCGGTTACACCGGGCTGATTCTGGTACCGGGCGGTGTTATCAGCACCTCTTTATCAGCGGAGAAGGGCACCACACTGTTCGGGGCAGCTACCCGGAACACCATGCCGGGCTCGGATCCGCAATACACCAAAGGCAAATTCTCACTCAGTTATATTCAGCAGTTTTCGCTGTCGGAAGACGCGTATCTGTTCAGCAGTCATCTGGCCGGTCAGTACACACAGGATCACCTCCCCGGGGGGGAGTGGCTGACACTGTCGGATAACAGTGCGATCAGAGGGTTTCACGACGGCTCGTTATCGGCGGATAAGGGATGGTACTGGCAAAACACCCTTTCCCGCCGTTTTGTCCGGCAGGGGATCACGGTAACACCCCGCGCCGGTGCGGACTACGGACGGGTTATGGCTCAGACCGGGCAGGCGGGATGGCAGTCTGCCGCGGGTATCGCCGCAGGGGTTAATGTCAGTTACGGCGACGCACAGCTGGATGCGCAAATCAGCCGCGCCCGGACCTCTGTGGCGGCACTGCCCGCACAGGACACCCTGTTTTCCCTGCGCCTGGGATATCAGTTCTGA